A region from the Triticum aestivum cultivar Chinese Spring chromosome 3D, IWGSC CS RefSeq v2.1, whole genome shotgun sequence genome encodes:
- the LOC123080016 gene encoding protein PLASTID TRANSCRIPTIONALLY ACTIVE 10 — translation TPRRDDRPTAAPSSQTPQKMATSATFLHLLAPPGLRPKPVLRPRLRRLALSVSPSGPDEIPADDPPVLPSILVKNTEPEDVARRRSWVEHGWAPWEEAMSPEVAFARHSLNEGEEVPLTSPESVEAFRMLTPAYREKVESEPGYLERLFSMRETPEPLETAWAGQLPLRLIPPRDWPPPGWEVDQDELAFIREAHRAASERVDMEAAAAKGVTNVEKVEDAPQDLALERYKVFLKQYKEWVDTNRDRLEEESYKFDQDYYPGRRKRGKDYREDMLELPFFYPGQICYGKVISIHLHQGAFVDIGGTHDGWVPIKGNDWYWIRHHIKPGMNVYVEILAKRDPYRFRFPLEMRLVYPNIDHLVFNRFDFPPIFHRKEDTNEEQLWREGGRPPIPRKKPLTDMETEPLVSDHPFVETLWEWHNAEQMILDHEDENPDKFRDVTYESTVDTSSFDEENRIQYTEGRVKETVLKKKVVNVNIKELDMKAARAEREEIKRLKAEAQERGEEYKIGKMRRNIEMDEYDLLQWRRSYEEREALLRDICCRKALGLPIEEPGRYDVDETVVYGKDYYDPSKPMYRYDYWGEPRNTEKVKLERDVERHNQQIIGDAKKWCETSYEDYVRKKALREAAESRERRRRAAEPQEEEEYDDDMDLDFEKMTDPRAPHNRFYITK, via the exons ACCCCTCGGCGGGACGACCGACCGACCGCCGCGCCGTCCTCCCAAACCCCGCAGAAAATGGCGACCAGCGCCACCTTCCTCCACCTCCTCGCCCCTCCGGGCCTCCGCCCCAAGCCCGTACTCCggccccgcctccgccgcctcgccctgTCCGTCTCCCCCTCGGGCCCCGACGAGATCCCCGCCGACGACCCGCCCGTGCTCCCCTCCATCCTCGTCAAGAACACCGAGCCCGAGGACGTGGCGCGCCGCCGGAGCTGGGTCGAGCACGGCTGGGCGCCCTGGGAGGAGGCGATGAGCCCCGAGGTGGCCTTCGCGCGCCACAGCCTCAACGAGGGCGAGGAGGTGCCGCTCACCTCGCCGGAGTCCGTCGAGGCGTTCCGCATGCTCACCCCGGCCTACCGCGAGAAGGTGGAGTCCGAGCCGGGGTACCTGGAGCGCCTCTTCTCCATGCGCGAGACGCCCGAGCCCCTCGAGACCGCGTGGGCCGGCCAGCTCCCGCTGCGGCTCATCCCGCCTCGGGACTGGCCGCCGCCCGGCTGGGAGGTGGACCAGGACGAGCTGGCGTTCATACGGGAGGCTCACAGGGCGGCGTCGGAGCGggtggacatggaggcggcggccgccAAGGGGGTGACCAACGTGGAGAAGGTGGAGGACGCGCCGCAGGATCTGGCGCTGGAGCGGTACAAGGTGTTCCTGAAGCAGTACAAGGAGTGGGTGGATACCAACAGGGACAGGCTTGAGGAGGAGTCCTACAAG TTTGATCAGGATTACTACCCTGGTAGACGAAAAAGAGGTAAGGACTACCGAGAAGATATG CTGGAACTTCCATTCTTCTACCCTGGACAG ATATGTTACGGTAAAGTGATCTCTATTCACCTCCATCAAGGAGCTTTTGTGGATATTGGTGGCACACATGATGG GTGGGTGCCAATAAAAGGAAACGATTGGTATTGGATCCGCCACCATATCAAACCTGGCATGAATGTCTATGTGGAAATTCTG GCCAAACGAGACCCATATCGGTTTCGTTTCCCACTTGAAATGCGCCTTGTCTATCCTAACATTGATCACCTAGT ATTTAATAGGTTTGACTTCCCACCAATATTTCACCGTAAGGAGGATACAAACGAAGAGCAGCTGTGG CGCGAAGGTGGAAGGCCGCCCATTCCTAGGAAAAAGCCTTTGACAGACATGGAAACAGAACCTTTGGTGTCAGACCACCCCTTTGTTGAAACG CTTTGGGAATGGCATAATGCGGAGCAGATGATTTTAGACCACGAGGATGAAAATCCAGATAAATTCAGGGATGTGACGTACGAGTCAACAGTTGATACATCCTCGTTCGACGAAGAAAATAGGATTCAATACACTGAAGGGCGTGTCAAAGAAACAGTGCTTAAAAAGAAAGTTGTG AATGTAAACATCAAAGAACTCGATATGAAGGCTGCTCGTGCTGAGCGTGAG GAGATTAAAAGGCTCAAAGCGGAAGcacaagaaagaggagaggagtaCAAAATCGGGAAGATGCGACGGAACATAGAAATGGACGAGTACGATCTGCTGCAGTGGCGTCGCTCCTACGAAGAGAGGGAGGCTCTGCTCAGAGACATATGCTG CCGGAAGGCCCTGGGCCTCCCCATCGAGGAGCCGGGGCGGTACGACGTGGACGAGACGGTGGTGTACGGCAAGGACTACTACGACCCGTCGAAGCCGATGTACCGGTACGACTACTGGGGCGAGCCGCGCAACACGGAGAAGGTGAAGCTGGAGCGGGACGTGGAGCGGCACAACCAGCAGATCATCGGGGACGCCAAGAAGTGGTGCGAGACGTCGTACGAGGACTACGTCCGGAAGAAGGCGCTGCGGGAGGCCGCCGAGTCCCGGGagcggcggaggagggcggcggagccgcaggaggaggaggagtacgacGACGACATGGACCTCGACTTCGAGAAGATGACCGACCCCCGCGCCCCGCACAACCGGTTCTACATCACGAAATGA